Within the Cyprinus carpio isolate SPL01 chromosome B18, ASM1834038v1, whole genome shotgun sequence genome, the region tcgTAAATacaactatatttaatttaatattcaagcattgataaaataaataaaatcaaaattaaaaacggactacttttactttttcttctaatttctttttaaacatttttagttctTATCGTTATTTATCTCTTAAGCaccttttaagattttttaaaataattttaaagtatgcAAAGCACTTTCAATTACTAATGTGTATAATaaacttataaattatattaattttccaGCTTTTTTGCTCatgcatattttataatttttaatcattttacagtatgtaaagCAATTTGAATTAACAATATGTATGAAATAcgataaacacacaaaatattaaatccTGACCACTGCTTtgtaatttattgtcattttttatttctcatgCACTCTTCatagttttgaaataatttttcagtatttaagGCACTTTGAATTATCAATgtgcatgaaataaaatacaaaaataagctttattaaatattaaatatttatttttttaaaaattcatgtatcttttataataaataaataaactatattacatttttaaacatatttacatatgtatattacatatttatatttacacatatttaaacCCTAATTCAATATAGCATCATGTCTCTTGTTGTTCTTCTAGTTAATAGTGTTATTTGTGTGTTGCTACAGAACGAATAGGGGTCACTAAAATATCCAAGGCTCAGTCTTAAGAATGCTGTGTGGCCTTTATCTCCAGTAACGATGCTCTGGTGTGTGACCTTGCTGTGGTAATTATGGAGGTATACGCAGGAGGAGATTAGGCCTGTAATCAGCACTGGAAATTCAGTCTATTGTGTTCAGAAGGAGAGAAGCGACGATATTATTATCTGTGCCACAGCAACAATATGAGAATACCCGCATGCCTATAAAAGAGCTGTTATACAGTctgcttaaaggaacagttcaggcaaaaatgcaaacttttgcaaaaatgtccctatttatatgctgttttttttaaattgagtgtCAGTACTGCATTAGGTAAACAGTTAACAAACTTCCTCTCTCagcattgacacacacacacacacacacacacacacacacacacacacacacacacacacacacacacacacacacacagcaacctCATATTCTATCAGTCTATTCCCACACTGCCTTTCATATCATCCAGGAACAAAGCTGCAATCTCATAATGTCAAGCAGAATAAAAGCATCATCTCGGGATCAATAGGTAAACAAGGCAAACAGCAGTGGTGTCTCCGGAGGGGGTTGGGTTAGCGGTTAACCCTGTGTCGCACATGTTACCCTACCGattcatgaatgaaaacagtgtgtaaatTCAACCCAATCACAGAGATCCATAGCACACAGTGTTTGTGAACATGCATTTAGCCTGTTAGACAGCTTGTGAATGCAAAATAGATGGCAGGTAATTAGAAATTAACTAATGTTGGCTTTTTTTGAAGGGTTTCATGATCACAGCATGATTATAGTTTCATGCACTCATATAATCACAAATGAAGCCTGAGGCAAATGTGCACAAACCTGTGTATATGAGCATATCAAACCTATAGAGTCAATGTCATCCCCAAGGACACGTCTTAATtaataaagagagagagtgtctggTTTTCATGTAAAATTCAAGCAGCTAATGCACTTTGACTGTCAGCTGGGAGAGCTTTTGCCTGGTATGTTGCAAAATGGCACAtttggaagaagaagaaaaatataaacaaaactgacATGTTTTGGACATTTTTGGCTGCCAATTTGTCAGTGGCATTTGACTTTGAAAAGGAATCTGATATTTTATGGAGTTAAATATATGTAACTGTAACTATTTTGGTTCCCAATGAAtgtttcagtgatcagttcttaaaagaactactttttttcttagtatgaagaacattttaataatctaaataatctttttccactataaagaacctttgttTAAGGTTCCTCATAGAACCTGAcaataaaaaacctttatttttaagtgtgcatTATTAAAAGTGCATCAATCATGCCTCTCTCTTTATAGCCTTTCATTCGCTTTCTTCTTCTTCGACAATGGTTTGACACTATTAAAATAGGGCAGGCAGTTtctaataaataacacatttgaaaTTGAACCCTCATTATATGCTATTTTGCTGTTTTGGGTCAGCCCAACTACATTATTTCCCCCCCATGCACGGGTGTAAGGAGGGACACAGAACGGGTTACCTGAAATCACTGTAGGGGTGAATAATCCAGTAGCCAGCGGATTTGACCCGTTCTTGCTCCCGTTCCACCGCCTTCTCGCTCCCAAACATCCTAAGGGAAAACTTATTGACCCCGGGCTGCAGCATCGCCCCGAATTGCCTGTGCATGAAGCCCGCTTGATAGTACCTCTCGTCGTCAGGCAGGATCTCATCAATGCCCTCCAGCTTTATAAAGCCAGCCTGCTGATCCGGGACGCCcggttgctgctgctgctggctcgCACCGGCGGCATCCTCTCccccgccgccgccgccgccaccCGCGGCTCCAGGAGGGCTCTCCTCGCTCGGAGTGACTTCTCCCTCCGTGATCAGACGCCTCTCCTCCGCTACATCCGAGTCGTGGACGTGCCGACTGGTGATGGAAGAAAGGCTGCCTCGGAACCTCCGGCAGTCCCCGTTGGAGCTGGTCTTTACGGGTCTCCCGATGTCCGTCTCCATGATCACGGACTCTCCGCTTCTGGTCTCCCCGAGGGCTCCGGCGGAGGTCGGCGAAGGCAGAGGCTTCATCCGGATGCTCTTTCTCCGGGTGTCCTTGTCGGCGTCTTCTGCATCACCCATGATGAACGCTTTCTGCCCGATGTGCTGTGGCAAACTGTAGAGCCTTTTACGCATGGACGAATGCAACCTGTCCATTATGACATTGAAACGGGTGCCCGATCACTTCAATGACAAACTAATTCAATTCGGGTGTAATTATTGCCACAAATCCCTGTGCACCAAAACCCGAGTAGTCTGAATGGTCAAACCCACCTGTCTTTCGCTCAAGCACATGCCACAGCGCATTAGGCTACCTGGCTGCCCAAATTCGCTTGTTCCAGTGGTCTCCAGCTTCAAGGCACTGACTGTGTTGCTCTGCGAGCACGTATAAAGTCTGAGGAATCGCAGATCCGCGGCGCGGAGGTCACGGACCCTCAGGATCCCCGTCGGGTGTCAATCACAAGCAAACGCCCGCGATCGAGTAGCCCACATCACCGCCTTCCGCCGCGTCCCGAGTCGCTCTGATCCCGTAAATATTCATGGTGATGCTGATCTGTCGGGTTGCCATAGAAGCGAGAGCAGCAGCTCAGCCCACCCACACAGTGTCAGTCAGGTCCCAGACACCTACAGCCAAACCAAGTAGCATTCAGACAccatatataatttttgatattgtttttaggctactagtgggtgcaggacactatagttcatttatgtaggCCTAAGTGAGGATAACAAACTAAAGTGTGACATATTataaaattcttcatacagtggacttcCAGTAAAAGAGTGGCTATATTGACGCAAATTACAttgtcagattattattattattattattattattattattattattattattattttagagacAACTGGTTGGTGTCAGTAATCTAGAAGAAAATAACGTTAGATTTATACCAATTAAACCACTGTTTTATACacgttgtttttttaatacatgtagTTCCTCAAATTATAACAAATTGGTCATTTCAAAACGTAAAATTACATTAtcatttaaacacaattaaacCAAATTTAcactaaaacacttaaaaaaaaaaatctgactaacAAAACCCGACATTGAAAATATTGACGCATGCGCAATACTGTTTAGCTTGTAACGTTACGCGATTTAAATATTAACCGTCAATCAGTCTTTCATCCGCCTTCGCCGTTTTTCATTCGTTTTACACGCTTAACTGTCGGGAAGTAAACGCGTACATGGAAAGTGATTCTTTACCATGTTCTTTACACAGAGAACATTCGAAAGACACGACAATATCCGCTTGTGTTTGGAAACTGCGACGCTACGGTCGATTTCTCCCCGAAGGTAACGTTAGTAACATTATCTGCGCGTGGAAGGTGAGGCATGAGCGAAAGTCCCGCCCTCAACGGAAAGGAAAACGGGACATTTGCGTTGTAtgagtgaaatattttaatttcttattcaTACATAGGCTATATCTCAGAGTGGGGAAAAAAGCAAAGCCCATTCGTTCTAAccattagttgttgttttttcttcgaAACTCcggggaaaaaaagtttaatgagTAGAACAAGTTGTTAAGATAACTATTAGTAGGCTACTgctaataaaatcaataattctaAATTAGATCTGTTTAAAGAACAGTCTTAGTGTTGTTTGCTCAACCCTTAAATTGTTGTTTGAAGTGTTGTTATGTCTagggtgtttttggtggttgttagggtgttgttatgtggatgccgggtgttctggttggttgctagtgtgttgttaAGTGGATGccgggtgttctgggtggttgttagggtgttgttgaGTGGATGccgggtgttctgggtggttgctagggtgttgttaagtggaTGCTGGGTGTTTTGtctggttgttagggtgttgttaagtggatgctgggtgttctgggtggttgttagggtgttgttgaGTGGATGtcgggtgttctgggtggttgttagggtgttgttgaGTGGATGccgggtgttctgggtggttgttagggtgttgttaagtggaTGCCGGGTGTTTTggctggttgttagggtgttgttaagtggatgtcgggtgttctgggtggttgttagggtgttgttaagtggaTGCCGGGTGTTCTGactggttgttagggtgttgttaagtggatgtcgggtgttctgtgtggttgttagggtgttgttaagtaTATTCcgggttttctgggtggttgttagggtgttgttaagtggaTGCCGGGTGCTCTCCTGTTCagttagggtgttgttaagtggatgccgggtgttttgggtggttgttagggtgttgttaagtggataccgggtgttttgggtggttgcgtTCCTGTTCAGACAAAGCTCCCCCCAAGTCCCTGTTAGATTCTGTTCTAAACTAGTTTCCAATTTGTGTTTCTTTCAGATTTTCGAGTCCAGTGAAAGCGCCGGCCAGCTGGAGCTGAATATTCTGGGCTCTGGTCATCTGCTGGGATCTCAAGGCCATGGACTCATGGTAAGATTATATGAAAACACACAGGATCTGGCTAGTGACcaatgaaaaattgtttttttttttggctgtttatGAAATGCCACTCTCTAAGCCTTTGCACTCTTCTTCCCATCAGGCTTTAAGTGCAGGGTCAGGATAGCGCAGGGTCCGCTGAGCCCATCATAAGAGCTTGACCGTATTTCTTTTCACCCACAGAAAAAACAGCATAATCCCCTTTCTGTCCCACTGGGCCTGTCGCTGTCCCTTTGGGATTGCCAGGTTGAGTGCTTCGGATATCTCCCAACAATAAGCCTCAATCTTGGACTCGTGGACACAATAGTCCCTGGCTCCTCATGGTGAGCCGGGGAGCTGCATTTGGAGAatgagtcacatttccagctttCATGCAGAACAACGGAGCCAAATGAGGCAGCGTGCCCATCCAGAGCAAAGCGTGGGGTGATTTTGAGAGCAGGCACCGGCGTTCGGTCATGGATATGAGTTTATAATCTGAACAACCCTGTTTTATTATATAGTAcaagtttacagacatttccattttcctgaaaaaaactgaaaaaaaagctcTGCATTTGAAATAGTCACTTTTCCATCAAATGTGTTTCAAAGTTTagattgtgtttttgttcttaaCACAATCCAATGGTTTTTTGCTTGCACAACAAACCAGATGCAAAAAACAATGCCGTGCAATGCTGATGCAGTATTTCACAagcaaagatattaattttaatcttaTCCTCTTTGTGCATTTTCCCGCAGAgagtaaaaatctgtttttaggTTAAAATATGTACTTGATGTGAGGTAAAGCTCCATAGAATTATGTAGTTTATTCAGTCACTGCACTTTCTTCATCAAGTATCAAGTGATCATTAAGTGATTTATGATAAATCCAAGAAAATAATTCTGGTTTTGATTTTGCATGAAATGAGGGGAAAGTTTCCCCATTTGTTCTTGCTGTAAAACGTTAACTATACCCA harbors:
- the LOC122134458 gene encoding meiotic recombination protein REC114-like, with translation MESDSLPCSLHREHSKDTTISACVWKLRRYGRFLPEGNVSNIICAWKIFESSESAGQLELNILGSGHLLGSQGHGLMVRLYENTQDLASDQ